One window of Peromyscus eremicus unplaced genomic scaffold, PerEre_H2_v1 PerEre#2#unplaced_999, whole genome shotgun sequence genomic DNA carries:
- the LOC131901983 gene encoding zinc finger protein 844-like — protein sequence NAVTYDDVHVNFTWEEWTLLDPSQKNFYKDVMMETYRNLTTIGIKEYTLERNPMNVINVVKPLAVTVIFKCIKQHIMERNHINVINVVKPLHNMVIFKAIKEHIQERNPVNVIIVVKPLHNMVIFKVIKEHIQERNPVNIISVVKPLHDPVIFKGIKEHILERRPMNVITVVKPLHNMVIFKAIKEHIQERNPVNVISVVKPLHNMVIFKVIKEHIQERNPVNVISVVKPLHDPVIFKGIKEHILERSPMNVIIVVKPLHNMVIFKVTKEHIQERNPMNAISVVKPSQNIVIFKYIKEHILVRNPMNVFNVVKLLHNMVIFKVIK from the exons aatgcagtgacctatgatgatgtgcatgtcaacttcacttgggaagagtggactttgctggatccttcccagaagaatttctacaaagatgtgatgatgGAGACCTACAGAAACCTGACTACTATAG GGATAAAAGAATACacactagagagaaaccctatgaatgtaatcaatgtggtaaagcctttggctGTCACAGTCATATTCAAGTGCATAAAACAACACATAATGGAGAGAAATcatataaatgtaatcaatgtg gtaaagcctttgcacaacatggtcatcttcaaagccataaaagaacacatacaggagagaaacccagtgaatgtaatcattgtggtaaagcctttgcacaacatggtcatcttcaaagttataaaagaacacatacaggagagaaaccctgtgaatataatcagtgtggtaaagcctttgcacgatccagtcatcttcaaaggcataaaagaacacatactggagagaaggcctatgaatgtaatcactgtggtaaagcctttgcacaacatggtcatcttcaaagccataaaagaacacatacaggagagaaacccagtgaatgtaatcagtgtggtaaagcctttgcacaacatggtcatctttaaagttataaaagaacacatacaggagagaaaccctgtgaatgtaatcagtgtggtaaagcctttgcacgatccagtcatcttcaaaggcataaaagaacacatactggagagaagccctatgaatgtaatcattgtggtaaagcctttgcacaacatggtaaTCTTCAAAGTCACAAAAGAACatatacaggagagaaaccctatgaatgcaatcagtgtggtaaagccttcacAAAAcatagtcatcttcaagtacataaaagaacacatactggtgagaaaccctatgaatgtattcaatgtggtaaagcttttgcacaacatggtcatcttcaaagtcataaaataA